The Amaranthus tricolor cultivar Red isolate AtriRed21 chromosome 6, ASM2621246v1, whole genome shotgun sequence genome has a segment encoding these proteins:
- the LOC130815970 gene encoding putative B3 domain-containing protein Os04g0347400 isoform X1: MEKVTKQCEMGNKRERSNKGASFIKVLGREYSKQLQLPEDFTKNMDGYVPHRIIIESEVTKKCWRVDVEEDGDRRMYFRGGWADFVEAHSLEAGNFLLFEYEEQSIFLVRIYGRNGCEKTMLVESTKDLHKPNNTADGETVEEIEAVDSEPESIECGQRKTRSLAPRKCIYKPRQAIPRSYTKSCRVSVSQNALSFSVTMHKYKKHQFNQLTVPKVISLGKKLPSKDQLTFQDANGNSWTVKLAHRRDGRALFATGWKDFLADNKVSPGDKLSFDFMTDELIRVKVTKMSKFKHRSDEPDEPFELECKEDQPSSIAPDDNDNAFETPTTKKKIISCMSGKSFSFVWRMSIARTYLHMPIQVVRAQNLMKKDILVLRDPETKCWPVEVKKLSGNRVALAKGWVEFWKGYGLTNGDNLTFDFVSENLIQVSINRFKRLVEPDVITYLDSKDDNEEAAGIETEAIATREETDAAIATRNEFAVAIEPEDVMTEEGSDAIVEPEVGMGR; encoded by the exons ATGGAAAAag TGACCAAGCAATGTGAAATGGGCAACAAGCGAGAGCGTTCAAACAAAGGTGCTTCTTTCATTAAGGTTCTTGGTCGTGAATACTCTAAGCAACTG CAATTACCTGAAGATTTTACGAAGAACATGGATGGCTATGTACCTCATCGAATCATCATCGAAAGTGAAGTAACCAAAAAATGTTGGAGAGTAGACGTGGAAGAGGATGGGGATAGAAGGATGTACTTTCGAGGTGGTTGGGCTGATTTTGTCGAAGCGCATTCCTTAGAAGCTGGCAACTTCTTGCTCTTTGAGTACGAGGAACAATCAATTTTCCTGGTTAGAATATATGGTCGAAACGGGTGTGAAAAAACTATGTTAGTGGAAAGTACTAAAGATTTGCATAAGCCCAATAACACTGCCGATGGTGAAACTGTGGAGGAAATTGAAGCCGTAGATTCTGAGCCAGAATCGATAGAATGTGGGCAACGAAAAACAAGGAGTTTAGCTCCAAGGAAAT GCATATATAAACCACGGCAAGCAATTCCTAGGTCATACACAAAATCATGCAGGGTGTCGGTCAGCCAAAACGCTTTGAGTTTCTCGGTTACAATGCACAAGTATAAGAAGCACCAATTTAACCAGCTG ACTGTCCCAAAAGTGATTTCACTGGGGAAGAAGTTACCGAGCAAAGATCAATTGACATTTCAGGATGCCAACGGGAATTCTTGGACTGTAAAACTAGCACACAGAAGGGATGGTCGCGCACTCTTCGCTACAGGATGGAAGGACTTCCTGGCAGATAACAAGGTCTCACCCGGGGATAAGTTGAGTTTTGACTTCATGACCGACGAGCTAATCCGTGTTAAAGTGACCAAGATGTCAAAATTTAAGCATCGATCTGATGAACCAGATGAACCGTTCGAACTAGAAT GTAAAGAAGATCAACCAAGTAGTATTGCCCCCGATGATAACGATAATGCCTTTGAGACTCCAACgactaaaaagaaaataatttcgTGCATGTCTGGAAAATCATTTTCTTTCGTGTGGAGGATGTCCATTGCCAGAACGTATCTA CATATGCCTATACAAGTTGTTAGAGCCCAaaacttgatgaagaaagaTATTTTGGTGCTTCGTGATCCTGAAACCAAGTGTTGGCCTGTTGAAGTTAAAAAATTGAGTGGAAACCGAGTGGCTTTAGCCAAAGGCTGGGTGGAATTTTGGAAAGGATACGGCTTAACAAATGGCGACAATTTGACTTTCGATTTCGTGTCCGAAAACCTAATCCAAGTGAGTATAAACAGATTTAAACGACTCGTTGAACCCGATGTTATCACATACTTGGACTCGAAAGATGATAATGAGGAAGCTGCTGGTATCGAGACAGAAGCAATCGCTACTCGGGAAGAAACTGATGCTGCCATCGCTACTCGGAATGAGTTTGCTGTTGCGATTGAGCCAGAAGATGTCATGACCGAGGAAGGATCAGATGCCATCGTTGAGCCAGAAGTAGGCATGGGTAGGTAA
- the LOC130815196 gene encoding 12-oxophytodienoate reductase 3-like produces the protein MVVANGMEVGTMIMKENLFSPYQLGNFKLSHRIVLAPMTRNRAINEIPNQALLKYYTQRATNGGFLISEGTLISNTSAGFAHCPGIYTEEQVEEWKKVVDSVHSKGAVFFCQLWHVGRVSHQVYQHEGGAPISSTNKGLSDRWKVLMPDGSHEKPTPPQALTTPQILEVVQHYRKAALNAMRAGFDGIEIHGAHGYLIDQFLKDTINDRTDEYGGSLENRTRFLMQVVQAVIEVVGPDKVAVRISPAIDHFDALDSNPLQLGLAIVDGLNKLQLKLGSKLSYLHVTQPRFTAQGVVEKPAEEAQADAQLLRKLRDAYNGTFVSSGGYTKELGMEAIAQGDTDLVAFGRLFISNPDLVHRLMIDAPLNKYDRSTFYTHDPVVGYTDYPFLDEATN, from the exons ATGGTTGTTGCTAATGGTATGGAGGTAGGCACCATGATTATGAAGGAAAATCTTTTTTCACCTTACCAATTGGGCAATTTCAAGCTCTCTCACAG GATAGTATTGGCACCAATGACAAGAAATCGGGCCATAAATGAGATACCAAACCAAGCACTTCTCAAATATTATACTCAGCGTGCTACTAACGGCGGCTTCCTTATCTCTGAAGGCACCCTCATCTCCAATACTTCGGCTGG GTTTGCTCATTGTCCGGGAATCTACACAGAGGAACAAGTGGAAGAGTGGAAGAAGGTGGTAGACTCTGTTCATTCTAAGGGTGCTGTCTTTTTCTGTCAATTGTGGCACGTGGGTCGGGTCTCTCATCAAG TATACCAACACGAGGGTGGTGCACCAATATCGTCAACAAACAAGGGCTTATCAGACAGATGGAAAGTATTAATGCCTGACGGTTCACACGAAAAGCCCACACCACCACAAGCCCTAACCACGCCTCAAATTTTAGAGGTTGTCCAACATTATCGCAAAGCTGCTCTCAACGCCATGCGTGCTg GTTTTGATGGAATAGAGATCCATGGGGCTCACGGTTATCTAATCGACCAATTTCTGAAAGACACAATCAATGATAGAACAGATGAATATGGTGGTTCACTTGAAAACAGAACAAGGTTTCTAATGCAAGTGGTTCAAGCAGTTATTGAAGTTGTGGGACCAGATAAAGTAGCAGTAAGAATCTCACCAGCTATTGATCACTTTGATGCTTTGGATTCCAATCCACTTCAATTGGGCCTAGCTATTGTTGATGGGCTTAACAAACTACAACTCAAATTGGGCTCAAAGTTATCTTACTTACATGTAACCCAGCCCAGGTTTACAGCCCAAGGTGTGGTAGAAAAGCCTGCAGAAGAAGCCCAAGCTGATGCCCAATTGTTGAGGAAATTAAGGGATGCTTATAATGGAACATTTGTGAGTAGTGGTGGGTATACCAAAGAACTTGGGATGGAAGCTATTGCTCAAGGGGATACTGATTTAGTTGCTTTTGGAAGGTTGTTTATATCAAATCCTGATTTAGTGCATAGGCTTATGATTGATGCACCTTTGAACAAGTATGATAGGTCTACTTTTTATACTCATGATCCTGTTGTGGGTTATACTGATTATCCCTTTTTAGACGAAGCTACTAATTAA
- the LOC130815970 gene encoding B3 domain-containing protein REM3-like isoform X2 produces the protein MDGYVPHRIIIESEVTKKCWRVDVEEDGDRRMYFRGGWADFVEAHSLEAGNFLLFEYEEQSIFLVRIYGRNGCEKTMLVESTKDLHKPNNTADGETVEEIEAVDSEPESIECGQRKTRSLAPRKCIYKPRQAIPRSYTKSCRVSVSQNALSFSVTMHKYKKHQFNQLTVPKVISLGKKLPSKDQLTFQDANGNSWTVKLAHRRDGRALFATGWKDFLADNKVSPGDKLSFDFMTDELIRVKVTKMSKFKHRSDEPDEPFELECKEDQPSSIAPDDNDNAFETPTTKKKIISCMSGKSFSFVWRMSIARTYLHMPIQVVRAQNLMKKDILVLRDPETKCWPVEVKKLSGNRVALAKGWVEFWKGYGLTNGDNLTFDFVSENLIQVSINRFKRLVEPDVITYLDSKDDNEEAAGIETEAIATREETDAAIATRNEFAVAIEPEDVMTEEGSDAIVEPEVGMGR, from the exons ATGGATGGCTATGTACCTCATCGAATCATCATCGAAAGTGAAGTAACCAAAAAATGTTGGAGAGTAGACGTGGAAGAGGATGGGGATAGAAGGATGTACTTTCGAGGTGGTTGGGCTGATTTTGTCGAAGCGCATTCCTTAGAAGCTGGCAACTTCTTGCTCTTTGAGTACGAGGAACAATCAATTTTCCTGGTTAGAATATATGGTCGAAACGGGTGTGAAAAAACTATGTTAGTGGAAAGTACTAAAGATTTGCATAAGCCCAATAACACTGCCGATGGTGAAACTGTGGAGGAAATTGAAGCCGTAGATTCTGAGCCAGAATCGATAGAATGTGGGCAACGAAAAACAAGGAGTTTAGCTCCAAGGAAAT GCATATATAAACCACGGCAAGCAATTCCTAGGTCATACACAAAATCATGCAGGGTGTCGGTCAGCCAAAACGCTTTGAGTTTCTCGGTTACAATGCACAAGTATAAGAAGCACCAATTTAACCAGCTG ACTGTCCCAAAAGTGATTTCACTGGGGAAGAAGTTACCGAGCAAAGATCAATTGACATTTCAGGATGCCAACGGGAATTCTTGGACTGTAAAACTAGCACACAGAAGGGATGGTCGCGCACTCTTCGCTACAGGATGGAAGGACTTCCTGGCAGATAACAAGGTCTCACCCGGGGATAAGTTGAGTTTTGACTTCATGACCGACGAGCTAATCCGTGTTAAAGTGACCAAGATGTCAAAATTTAAGCATCGATCTGATGAACCAGATGAACCGTTCGAACTAGAAT GTAAAGAAGATCAACCAAGTAGTATTGCCCCCGATGATAACGATAATGCCTTTGAGACTCCAACgactaaaaagaaaataatttcgTGCATGTCTGGAAAATCATTTTCTTTCGTGTGGAGGATGTCCATTGCCAGAACGTATCTA CATATGCCTATACAAGTTGTTAGAGCCCAaaacttgatgaagaaagaTATTTTGGTGCTTCGTGATCCTGAAACCAAGTGTTGGCCTGTTGAAGTTAAAAAATTGAGTGGAAACCGAGTGGCTTTAGCCAAAGGCTGGGTGGAATTTTGGAAAGGATACGGCTTAACAAATGGCGACAATTTGACTTTCGATTTCGTGTCCGAAAACCTAATCCAAGTGAGTATAAACAGATTTAAACGACTCGTTGAACCCGATGTTATCACATACTTGGACTCGAAAGATGATAATGAGGAAGCTGCTGGTATCGAGACAGAAGCAATCGCTACTCGGGAAGAAACTGATGCTGCCATCGCTACTCGGAATGAGTTTGCTGTTGCGATTGAGCCAGAAGATGTCATGACCGAGGAAGGATCAGATGCCATCGTTGAGCCAGAAGTAGGCATGGGTAGGTAA
- the LOC130815697 gene encoding nuclear transcription factor Y subunit B-9-like: MTGNNNVGNTNNANNPAANTTSPPQNGRPPLPPTLREQDQYLPISNIIRIMRSILPAHAKISDEAKETLQQCVSEFISFVTEEANDRCQKQHRKTITADDLIEAMCRLGFDDFVGPLFRYLHRYRESQRETYSDPITRSRSIALAAPTIMVRPPSMMDLDPVYYYHPYIQGNNNSNNNIAANVKDDGGSESDDKLMNIINSIDFDVGGSSNNDDKGMLGFESFDFPAVDGSAPGNSQDIATLTNNGNGTVDHIDG, encoded by the coding sequence atgacaGGAAACAACAATGTAGGAAACACCAACAATGCAAACAATCCAGCAGCTAACACCACCTCTCCCCCACAAAATGGACGCCCTCCACTCCCCCCAACACTCCGTGAGCAAGACCAATACCTGCCCATTTCCAACATCATCCGCATCATGCGCAGCATTCTACCCGCTCACGCCAAAATATCCGACGAGGCCAAGGAAACTCTTCAACAATGCGTGTCTGAGTTCATAAGTTTCGTCACCGAGGAAGCCAACGACAGATGCCAAAAACAGCATCGCAAAACCATCACTGCTGATGACCTTATTGAGGCCATGTGCCGCCTAGGCTTCGACGATTTTGTCGGTCCTCTTTTTCGTTACCTTCATAGGTACCGCGAGTCTCAAAGAGAGACTTACAGCGATCCAATAACAAGGTCAAGATCTATCGCTTTAGCGGCCCCTACTATAATGGTGAGGCCGCCATCTATGATGGATCTCGACCCTGTTTATTATTACCACCCTTACATTCAGGgtaacaataatagtaataataatattgcggctaatgtgaaAGACGATGGTGGGAGTGAAAGTGATGATAAGTTGATGAATATAATAAATAGTATTGACTTTGACGTTGGAGGTAGCAGCAACAATGATGATAAGGGCATGCTAGGGTTTGAGTCTTTTGATTTTCCTGCTGTGGATGGATCTGCTCCTGGTAATAGTCAGGATATTGCTACACTTACTAATAATGGTAATGGTACTGTTGATCATATTGATGGCTAA